The genomic stretch TTCAGCTGCTGAATTTCAAAAGCTTGCCACAGAGCTTGTTACGGATATTAATAGCCGGGGAAAAGTGCCGATCATTGCTGGGGGAACGGGTCTTTACGTGAAATCCGTTACTCATCAGTACGCTTTTTCAGAAGCAAAGGAAGACCCGGCATACAGACAGCAGCTTGAGCAACAAGCGGAAGAAGAAGGGCCGGTCACGTTTCACGCACGATTAAAGGACGTTGATCCAGTGAGTTACGAGACCGTCCATCCAAACAATGTGCGAAGAGTGGTTCGAGCATTAGAAGTGTATCACGTAACGGGTGAACCGGTCTCTGCTTCAAAAGGTGCCCTACCTGAGCAGTCTCCTTACAATCTTGTCAATGTCGGTCTTACGATGGATCGCGATGTGCTTTATGAGCGCATTAACAAGCGTGTTGATCTGATGATGGAGGCTGGACTACTTGAAGAAGCCCAGAGACTTTATCATGGGGGCATTCGTGACTGTCAATCGGTCCAGGCGATTGGCTACAAGGAAATCTACAATTATCTTGAAGAGCGTGTTTCTTTAGAAGATGCGGTCCTCGAATTAAAGCAGAACTCAAGAAGATATGCAAAGCGGCAATTAACGTGGTTTCGTCATCAGATGGCCATGGACTGGTACGACATGACCGCGCATCGTGAAGAAAAAATTCAAGAAATCTTGAAAGTTGTTGCAGGAAAGTTAGCAGAGAGATAGAAATGTAGTTAAGAATGCCTTTAGAGAAAAAGAGGAGGACTGACAATGAAGCAGCAAATTAACATCCAGGATCAATTCCTGAACCAATTAAGAAAAGACAACGTTTTTGTAACGGTGTACCTGCTTAACGGATTTCAGCTAAAAGGGACAATTAAAGGATTTGATAATTTCACAATTATCCTTGAGTCCGATGGAAAACAGCAGTTGATTTACAAACACGCCATTTCTACGTTCGCTCCACAGCGATCTGTTGAAATAAATTTTGAATCTGACAAGTAAACACATAGTCCCTCGTTCTGGTAAAAGCAGGATGAGGGACTTTTTCATATTTACTATAATGACATTTGTTGTTTTTCCATGTAATCGAAGTAGCGTTTCAGTGTGAGATCGGCTTTTAACCCAAACTGCATGCGCAGCTGATCGATGGAAAGATCATTTTCAATGGCTTTAATGACGCATGTTCGTCTCATATGCTGAGCAGAAACGCCTTTTCGCAAGCCGGCGCGCTGAACTTCAAGACGAATCATTTTTTGAATCGCAATTTCGGTTAGACGCTTTGGGCGATCCACTTCATAACTCCAGCGATATGTTTGGCGCTGAAAATCAAATGAAACAAACAGCGGATCATCGCTATGAAGCCTTGGTCTAACGGGCGCGGGAATCGTATGATAATAATCGAACAAAATTTTCTTGTGTTCAGGATTTAGATGAACGGTGCGTTTTCCGGAAGCCGAAGTGACGATTAGTTCATTTTGTTCGAAAGAAAGATCTTTCATAGAAAGAGCAGATAGCTCTTGTAACGTTAAACCGTAATTGAGGAAAAGCCTGGCAATGATCAAATTCCGATCAATCAGAAACTCCCGTGCTCTTAGCTGGTTGTCCGTTAAATCTTCAAGTGACACGATCGTTTCAAGAAGTTTTTGAGCTTCTTCTTCTTGGAGAAAATCGGTCTCGATATAACCGGCATCTTCATTCGTAGGTAGGACGACTTCTTTCATTGGATTGGTCTTTGTTCGATTTAACGACATATAATAACGATATACTTGATTTAGTACAGTCATAATTCTCTTTAATGTTCGTTCGGAATAGTGACGCTCAAGGTGCAAATAGCGAATATACTCCTGTAGCTGCTCCGTTGTGAGATTACGAAAGTTCTCGAAATCGACCTTTCGATGGAGAGTACGATGCCAGACGGTAAAATCAACGAGGTCATAGCGATAGCGGCGGAGTGTAGATGCCTTTCGTCCTTTTCGTTCGAGCGACTGCAGATACGCTTCTAGAAAGTCTGGAAGCGGCTGATTAAAAAGCTCCATTCGATGATCACCTCTCATTTTGTTCCATTATAACAAAATCTGTGCGTGTCTTGTTTTACATTGGGTTACATGTTTTTGGGATAATTGGAAATACTATTGATAACCAAATCGTAAAGGAGCGGTTAGACATGGCCTTTTTTTCAAAACAGCAGCAGGAACCTATTCCAGAAGTAGATACGGACGTCTGGTCTTGTGCGAGTGGAGATTGTGCTGGCTGGATGCGAGCCGATTACTCGTTTTCTGATACACCTGCTTGCCCTTTGTGTGGCGCTGAGATGATGAGTGAAGTTCGAAACCTACCAGAAATTAAATAATCATGGGGGAACACATGAATAAAATTGTTGAGAAAATTAGGGATAAAGCAGAACAAATTGTTAGCGTGACGAAAGCAGCGGGAAAAGGGAAGCACGTTGCCTCCATGCAGCACTTTTATGACGTTTTTACCGAACTTCCTGAAGTACAAAAGAAAGAGGTTGCTTATTTAAGAAGTCGTTTTGTTTTATATACGCTCCACGAAGACGATATATTCATGAAGATGCTCGAACGTTCAGATGGTCATGTGCTTGAGATTGACGTCGTTGAAAAAGGTGATGTGCTCACTCGGTACAGATCGTATGAAGCGAAGAGAGGCGACCAGAAAATTCATATTCCTGAATCCTTTGTTGATCGGATCGGAACAAGTTAAACACTCTTAAGGAGTGTTTTTCTTTTGGGCGTTTGTCACGGATTCTGGGCAGGTGCGTATACTATCGTGTCAGATTAAAGCGAGGTGAGCATCGTGCAGCAAACCGTAACGCAGCGAAAAGGTCAAATTAATATCGTCCTTCGTCAGACGGAAGGACTACAAGAGACGGCGGATGCCGCACTAAGTCAAGCAACGAAGAAGCATATGCCGCTTGAGCGAATTCAGCAGGAAATGGAACAGCTAATCGGGTTAAAAGAAATGAAATACTTACTAAAAGAAGTGTATGCATGGCTTTATGTGAACAAGTGCAGAGAAGAAAATGGCTTAAAACAAAATACGCAGGCGCTTCATATGATGTTCAAAGGAAATCCCGGCACAGGGAAAACAACGGTCGCCCGCCTGTTAGGAACGCTTTTTCTTGAGATGAACGTTCTTTCTAAGGGACATCTGATTGAAGTGGAGCGGGCTGATCTTGTTGGAGAATACATTGGTCATACCGCTCAAAAAACGAGAGAGCTTGTTAAGAAAGCAAAAGGCGGCATTCTATTTATTGATGAAGCGTATTCGCTTGCGCGCGGAGGCGAGAAGGATTTTGGGAAAGAAGCAATCGATACGCTTGTGAAGGCGATGGAAGATCACCATAAAGACTTTATCCTGATTCTAGCGGGCTATTCAGATGAAATGGAGCACTTTCTCTCGCTAAATCCTGGCTTGCCTTCGCGGTTTCCACTGGTGATTGATTTTCCGGATTATTCAAATGAGCAGCTGCTTGAGATCGCAAAAAAGATGGCGGCAGAGAGACAGTACCGGTTTTCAAGAGAGACGGAGTGGAAGCTAAAGCAAAGCTTTGTGAAGAAGCGTGAGCGGGAAACAAATGCATTTAGCAACGGTCGCTTTGTTCGGAACATTATTGAAAAAGCAATCCGAAAGCAGGCGGTCCGCTTGCTTCAGGCAGACGTCATTGATCGCTCGGCGCTAGAGCTACTCTTACCAGAAGACATCCCTATAGAAGATTAAATGCGCATCTGGTATGATGGGATCAGACTGATTGATAAAGGCAGGGAACGTACATTTGAATAAAGAACGAATTGAAGCAGCTGAACCGGCGATTTTGATCGGTATTCAGCTTCAAAATCAAACAGATGAACAGTTTGCATATACGATGGATGAACTTGCGGCTTTAACAGAGACGGCAGGTGGCGTCGTGGAAGGAACGCTCTCACAAAAGCGGGAGCGTATTCATTCGGCAACGTTTATAGGAAAAGGGAAAGTGGAAGAGCTGGCGTCGCTCATCGAAGAAAAAGAAGCAACGATCGTGATCTTCAATAGTGAGCTTTCTCCGAGTCAGCTTCGAAACTTATCAGAAGCGTTAGACGCAAGAGTTATTGACCGTACACAGCTCATTTTAGATATTTTCGCACAGCGAGCGAGATCACGAGAAGGCATGCTTCAGGTTGAGCTCGCTCAGCTTCAATACATGCTGCCGCGCCTTGCAGGACAGGGAACGTCCTTATCAAGGCTTGGAGGCGGTATTGGTACAAGAGGTCCAGGGGAAACGAAGCTTGAAACGGATCGTCGTTACATTCGGAACCGCATCACAGATCTGAAGCGACAGCTCGACAATACGGTTAAGCACCGTGATCAGTACCGTGCGCGACGAAAACGGAACGAAACGCTTCAAGTAGCGTTAGTCGGGTATACGAACGCGGGGAAATCTACGATTTTTAATCGACTAACGAAAGCCGATTCCTATGAAGAGGACAAGCTTTTTGCGACACTTGATCCGATGACAAGGCAGTTGAAGCTTCCGAATGGTTACAACGTGTTGTTAACAGACACGGTAGGATTCATTCAGGACCTCCCAACAACGCTTGTCGCTTCGTTTAAATCAACGCTTGAAGAAGCAACAGAAGCGGATTTAATTCTTCATGTTATTGATGCTTCCCATCCCGATCGGGAGCGTCATGAAGAAATCGTGCTAAAGCTATTAAAGGATTTAAAAGCGTCGCACATTCCCGTCCTTACCGTATTTAATAAAATCGATCGAGCCGATCCGTCTGTGCAAAGTAGCGTGAATGAACAGATTCTCATCTCAGCTCTAAAGCAAGCTGATTTGAAGCGATTAAACGACCGTCTGCAAAGCGAAGTGTTAAAGCAAATGGAGTACTTCTCAATTTCGATTAATGCGGACCAGGGAGATAAGCTCGCTTACTTGCAGCGTAATACTGTTCTAATTGAGCGTAAATGGGATGAAGAAAAAGATCACTATCGATGTAAAGGATACGCTCCTGAACATTTATACAAGCGCATTATTAACGAGTGGAACAACGACTAGGAGTAGAAAACTATGTTTATGAATTTTACACATCAAGAAGAACTAAAAACTTTATCACAACAGGCTGAAGAAAAGATCCAGCCAGTTTTAAGAGAAATCGATGCGCGAGTTGAAGCGAATCAATACCGCGTTCTGGAGGCATTTCATAAAAATCGCATTAGTGACTTTCATTTCACACCTTCTACAGGCTACGGCTATGACGATGCGGGAAGAGATACGCTAGAACAGCTTTATGCGGACGTATTCGGCGGAAACGCAGGACTCGTGAGACCTCAAATCGTCTCCGGTACACATGCGATATCAACCGCGCTATTCGGCGTACTGCGTCCAAACGATGAGCTCCTTTATATTACGGGAGCGCCGTATGATACGTTAGAAGAAATCGTTGGAACCCGCGGCGAAGGCAACGGATCGCTAAAGGATTTTCATATTGGTTATCAAGCGATTCCGTTGGCGAACGGAGCGGTGGATTTTGAAGCTGTCGAGAGGGCCATCACCCCGCAAACGAAAATGATTGGGATTCAGCGCTCGAAAGGGTATGCAAATCGACCATCTTTTACAATCGCAGAAATTGAGCAAATGATTGCATTTGTTAAATCGATTAAAGAAGATGTCATCGTTTTCGTTGATAACTGTTACGGTGAGTTTGTGGAAGATCAGGAGCCTTGTCACGTTGGGGCAGATCTTATCGCAGGATCACTAATTAAAAACCCTGGAGCAGGTATCGTCAAAACTGGCGGTTACCTTGTAGGGAGAGCAGATTTAATTGAGCTTTGCGGCTATCGCTTAACGTCACCTGGAATCGGAAGAGAAGTAGGAGCATCGCTTTATTCGTTACAGGAAATGTATCAAGGCATCTTTCTCGCACCTCACACGGTTGGTCAAGCGGTCAAAGGCGCTGTCTATAGCTCAGCGCTCCTTGAGGAAGCTGGGTTCAACACAACACCTCACTGGAACAGCAAGCGAACCGACCTCATTCAATCGGTTCAGTTTGATGATCGGGAGCGAATGGTTGCGTTTTGTCAGGCGATCCAGGCGGCATCTCCGGTCAATGCACACGTTCGTCCTGAACCTGCCTATATGCCAGGGTACGAAGATGATGTCATCATGGCAGCGGGAACGTTTATTCAAGGAGCGAGCCTTGAATTATCAGCTGACGGACCGTTAAGACCACCTTACGTTGCGTACGTTCAAGGCGGCCTAACATTTGAACACGTGAAAATCAGTGTGCTTCGTGCCGTTGATGATTTGTTGAAAAAAGGTTTGATTACTGTTTCATAAGGGTAAAAGGTAGGGATTTCAGTCCCTGCCTTTTTTTGCGCGAAAAAGCATGTGAGATTATCTCACGTACGTTAACACGATAACGTAAACATTCGTGTATGATGAAAGTAAGTGAAGAAGGGAGCGGCAATTTCGAATGTTAATGCGATTCTGAATTTTAGAATTGCTTGAAACTGTCCTCAAGTGGAGAGAGCAAAAGAGCGTTAAGACGTGGAGCACTCGGTTATCCAAAGCATTCACTAAATCTTTTTATTTCTTAAGGAGGATTCATTTTACATGGCGAACAAATTCACAGCAGACGATATTAAGAAAATGGCGCAGGACGAGAACGTTAAGTTCATTCGCTTGCAGTTTACTGACCTACTAGGGATTATTAAGAACGTTGAAATTCCAGTTGATCAGCTTGAGAAAGCTCTTGATAATAAAATGATGTTTGACGGTTCTTCGATCGAAGGTTTCGTACGCATCGAGGAATCTGATATGTATCTTTACCCGGATCTTGATTCATGGGTAGTCTTCCCATGGTCATCTGAAAAAGGAAGAGTTGCTCGTCTTATTTGTGACATCTACAGCCCAGATGGCACGCCGTTCGAAGGGGATCCTCGTTCAGTTCTAAAACGCGTTCTAAAAGAAATGGAAGAGCTTGGCTTCTCTGACTTCAACATTGGACCAGAGCCAGAATTCTTCCTATTCAAAATGGACGAAAACGGTGAACCAACGCTTGAACTTAATGACAAAGGTGGATACTTCGACCTTGCGCCAACAGACCTTGGTGAAAACTGCCGTCGTGATATCGTTCTTGAGCTAGAAGACATGGGCTTTGAAATCGAAGCATCTCACCATGAAGTAGCGCCAGGACAGCACGAAATTGACTTTAAATACGCTGATGCTCTTACAACGTGTGACAACATCCAGACGTTTAAGCTAGCAGTTAAAACAATTGCTCGTAAGCACGGCCTGCACGCAACGTTCATGCCGAAGCCACTATTCGGTGTTAACGGATCTGGGATGCATGCGAACATGTCCCTCTTCAAAGACGGAGAAAATGCATTCTACGAGCCGAAAGATGAGATTGGTCTAAGTGAAACAGCACGTCAATTCATTGCTGGAACAATGAAGCATGCTGAAGCATTCACAGCGATCACAAACCCAACAATTAACTCTTACAAGCGTCTAGTACCTGGATACGAAGCTCCTTGCTACGTAGCATGGTCTCTTCGTAACCGTAGCCCGCTTATCCGTGTTCCTGCTTCCCGCGGAATCAGCACACGTATCGAAGTACGTAGCGTAGATCCATCTGCGAACCCGTACCTCGCAATGGCAGCCCTACTTGCAGCTGGACTTGACGGCATCAAGAACAAAATGACGCCACCAGCGCCAACAGAGCGCAACATCTACGTGATGGATAAGCAAGAACGTGTAGAAGAAGGCATCACAGACCTTCCAGCAACCCTACACGATGCGCTTGAACTTCTTAAGAAAGACGAAGTCATGATGAAAGCACTAGGCGAGCACGCAGCCGAGCACTTCATCGAAGCAAAAGAGATCGAATGGGATATGTTCCGTACGCAAGTACACCCTTGGGAACGCGAACAGTATATGACGACTTACTAAAAAGATAGAGAGAACCCCTTAACACAATTGTGTTGAGGGGTTTTTGTTTTGGGAATTATCTTAGAACAAAGTCATCACATTACAAGGAAAGGTAGATCGGTTCGAATTCCAAACGTCTGAGAAGGTTTGATAAAGGAGCTATAACAGTGATTGAATACTACTGTCCTGATTGCAATATTTCTGAGCTTTTATCTAATATTATTCCTCACAAGAAATGCAACAAATGTTCTACTATTATGGATGCTCATGAGTGGGAAGGAGAATGAAAAGCGCTTTTCATTTCGTTTTTTACCACTATCATCATTTTCTATATGAATACCAGGTAAACGGTAAATGTATTGACTACCATTATGTACAGATGCAAAGGCATTACGTGAAAATCAAGGGTCGTCACAAATAATATAAGTCCTGAGCCATAACGCAGAGGCACCAACTAAACAGAGATTTTTTCTGTTTGAATGGTGCTCGTTTTTTTATATAAATCAACGGAGGTGCCATATGGCAAAACAAATTGATTTTAATCTACCAGAAATTGATCGTTTAAAAACCAAAGCAGCTGTTGAAAGAGCTCTTGAAAAACATACCATTTATTTACTTATGGACCCATATGAACATTTGCCTAAAGTGACTCAAACCTTCTCTATTGTTCCACCATCTCATACAAACGAATTTAATTCATCTAACGAAAATGCAGCAATTAAAAATATAGACCAGGCAGCTGCTCGTGGGAAGTATCTTAGTAAAATTAGAAAAGCCGTCAATCGGCTCTCTTTTCAAGAAAGGTCGATCATTATTCAGCGCTACATGAACGAAGAGGATGTATTTGATTACGAAGTTTATAATGAGCTGGGCATGAGTGAAAGGAAGTACTATAGAGTAAAGGCAAGAGCCTTTTATAAGTTGGCATTTATTTTGCACATTGAAGTGACAAAAGAGAAGGTGTTCGTTGGATGAATTTTGTACAGCCCATTCGAGATCCTGAAGTGATCAGAGCTATTAAACGTTATCTTAAAGAAAAAAATGAAAGGGATTATATGATGTTTATCCTAAGAATCAATAGCGGGCTTCGCATTTCTGATATTTTACCTCTTCGTGTAAGTGATGCAAAAAGACCTTATTTTAGTATGAGAGAAAAGAAAACCGGGAAGCAGAAGCGATTGGATATGACACCGGTTCTAAAAAAGGAGTTAAAGATATATGTAGAAGATAAGAAAGACCATGAGTTCCTTTTTAAAAGTAGAGAGGGAATTAATAAGCCAATTGGAATTGGTAGAAGTATGGCTTACAAAATTCTAAGGGATGCAGCAGAACACGTTCGTATAACAGAAATAGGAACTCATACTCTTAGAAAAACCTTCGGCTACCATTTTTACCAACAAACGAAAGATGTAGCAATACTTCAAAAAATATTTAACCATACTAGCCCTTCTTTGACCTTAAGGTACATTGGAATTGAGCAAGATGGAATTGACAAAGCAATAAAAGAATTTAAAATTTAGAGAGAAACATTTATGAGTTTCATGTTGCATCAATGTTTAAATAGACTTCACTCATAACAACTCATGCTAATTCAAAATAATAGTTAAGCTGAAATAAATATTTCAGCTTAAAATAAGATGTGATTTCGTTTGTGAATTCAAACGACTCTCCAGTGGTTATTATGTTAAAATATAAAAGATATTCATAAAGTTAATTTTAATATAAGCGTTAGAAGTTATATGATAGACATAGGTTCCATAAAGTAATTTGAAATAATTTAAACTTCTAGAAATAAATAGAAAGAGGGTATTATGTGGTCAATTTGAATCGTAAATA from Bacillus sp. Cs-700 encodes the following:
- a CDS encoding site-specific integrase, translating into MNFVQPIRDPEVIRAIKRYLKEKNERDYMMFILRINSGLRISDILPLRVSDAKRPYFSMREKKTGKQKRLDMTPVLKKELKIYVEDKKDHEFLFKSREGINKPIGIGRSMAYKILRDAAEHVRITEIGTHTLRKTFGYHFYQQTKDVAILQKIFNHTSPSLTLRYIGIEQDGIDKAIKEFKI
- the hfq gene encoding RNA chaperone Hfq, which produces MKQQINIQDQFLNQLRKDNVFVTVYLLNGFQLKGTIKGFDNFTIILESDGKQQLIYKHAISTFAPQRSVEINFESDK
- the hflX gene encoding GTPase HflX, which codes for MNKERIEAAEPAILIGIQLQNQTDEQFAYTMDELAALTETAGGVVEGTLSQKRERIHSATFIGKGKVEELASLIEEKEATIVIFNSELSPSQLRNLSEALDARVIDRTQLILDIFAQRARSREGMLQVELAQLQYMLPRLAGQGTSLSRLGGGIGTRGPGETKLETDRRYIRNRITDLKRQLDNTVKHRDQYRARRKRNETLQVALVGYTNAGKSTIFNRLTKADSYEEDKLFATLDPMTRQLKLPNGYNVLLTDTVGFIQDLPTTLVASFKSTLEEATEADLILHVIDASHPDRERHEEIVLKLLKDLKASHIPVLTVFNKIDRADPSVQSSVNEQILISALKQADLKRLNDRLQSEVLKQMEYFSISINADQGDKLAYLQRNTVLIERKWDEEKDHYRCKGYAPEHLYKRIINEWNND
- the glnA gene encoding type I glutamate--ammonia ligase, with the protein product MANKFTADDIKKMAQDENVKFIRLQFTDLLGIIKNVEIPVDQLEKALDNKMMFDGSSIEGFVRIEESDMYLYPDLDSWVVFPWSSEKGRVARLICDIYSPDGTPFEGDPRSVLKRVLKEMEELGFSDFNIGPEPEFFLFKMDENGEPTLELNDKGGYFDLAPTDLGENCRRDIVLELEDMGFEIEASHHEVAPGQHEIDFKYADALTTCDNIQTFKLAVKTIARKHGLHATFMPKPLFGVNGSGMHANMSLFKDGENAFYEPKDEIGLSETARQFIAGTMKHAEAFTAITNPTINSYKRLVPGYEAPCYVAWSLRNRSPLIRVPASRGISTRIEVRSVDPSANPYLAMAALLAAGLDGIKNKMTPPAPTERNIYVMDKQERVEEGITDLPATLHDALELLKKDEVMMKALGEHAAEHFIEAKEIEWDMFRTQVHPWEREQYMTTY
- the spoVK gene encoding stage V sporulation protein K, which translates into the protein MVQQTVTQRKGQINIVLRQTEGLQETADAALSQATKKHMPLERIQQEMEQLIGLKEMKYLLKEVYAWLYVNKCREENGLKQNTQALHMMFKGNPGTGKTTVARLLGTLFLEMNVLSKGHLIEVERADLVGEYIGHTAQKTRELVKKAKGGILFIDEAYSLARGGEKDFGKEAIDTLVKAMEDHHKDFILILAGYSDEMEHFLSLNPGLPSRFPLVIDFPDYSNEQLLEIAKKMAAERQYRFSRETEWKLKQSFVKKRERETNAFSNGRFVRNIIEKAIRKQAVRLLQADVIDRSALELLLPEDIPIED
- a CDS encoding ArpU family phage packaging/lysis transcriptional regulator, coding for MAKQIDFNLPEIDRLKTKAAVERALEKHTIYLLMDPYEHLPKVTQTFSIVPPSHTNEFNSSNENAAIKNIDQAAARGKYLSKIRKAVNRLSFQERSIIIQRYMNEEDVFDYEVYNELGMSERKYYRVKARAFYKLAFILHIEVTKEKVFVG
- a CDS encoding tyrosine-type recombinase/integrase, whose product is MELFNQPLPDFLEAYLQSLERKGRKASTLRRYRYDLVDFTVWHRTLHRKVDFENFRNLTTEQLQEYIRYLHLERHYSERTLKRIMTVLNQVYRYYMSLNRTKTNPMKEVVLPTNEDAGYIETDFLQEEEAQKLLETIVSLEDLTDNQLRAREFLIDRNLIIARLFLNYGLTLQELSALSMKDLSFEQNELIVTSASGKRTVHLNPEHKKILFDYYHTIPAPVRPRLHSDDPLFVSFDFQRQTYRWSYEVDRPKRLTEIAIQKMIRLEVQRAGLRKGVSAQHMRRTCVIKAIENDLSIDQLRMQFGLKADLTLKRYFDYMEKQQMSL
- a CDS encoding cold-shock protein, with translation MAFFSKQQQEPIPEVDTDVWSCASGDCAGWMRADYSFSDTPACPLCGAEMMSEVRNLPEIK
- a CDS encoding methionine gamma-lyase family protein, which encodes MFMNFTHQEELKTLSQQAEEKIQPVLREIDARVEANQYRVLEAFHKNRISDFHFTPSTGYGYDDAGRDTLEQLYADVFGGNAGLVRPQIVSGTHAISTALFGVLRPNDELLYITGAPYDTLEEIVGTRGEGNGSLKDFHIGYQAIPLANGAVDFEAVERAITPQTKMIGIQRSKGYANRPSFTIAEIEQMIAFVKSIKEDVIVFVDNCYGEFVEDQEPCHVGADLIAGSLIKNPGAGIVKTGGYLVGRADLIELCGYRLTSPGIGREVGASLYSLQEMYQGIFLAPHTVGQAVKGAVYSSALLEEAGFNTTPHWNSKRTDLIQSVQFDDRERMVAFCQAIQAASPVNAHVRPEPAYMPGYEDDVIMAAGTFIQGASLELSADGPLRPPYVAYVQGGLTFEHVKISVLRAVDDLLKKGLITVS
- the miaA gene encoding tRNA (adenosine(37)-N6)-dimethylallyltransferase MiaA; the encoded protein is MRVMTKQKLVTVLGPTAVGKTKTSIELAKALDGEIISGDSMQIYRGMDIGTAKVMEEEMEGIPHYLIDIKEPTESFSAAEFQKLATELVTDINSRGKVPIIAGGTGLYVKSVTHQYAFSEAKEDPAYRQQLEQQAEEEGPVTFHARLKDVDPVSYETVHPNNVRRVVRALEVYHVTGEPVSASKGALPEQSPYNLVNVGLTMDRDVLYERINKRVDLMMEAGLLEEAQRLYHGGIRDCQSVQAIGYKEIYNYLEERVSLEDAVLELKQNSRRYAKRQLTWFRHQMAMDWYDMTAHREEKIQEILKVVAGKLAER